TTAAGAGGAAGTGAAGTAATGGAATATGCTGTGGTTATGAACCGATTATTTTTCCAAATacgttatatttataatatatataaatatatatttaacacgtatataaaagaataaaataaaagaataattatcttattttaatgtCAGTGCCACAGGATAGTATGAAACACAtggtataattaaaaatataatatgatttttatcttaatttacaatttattttttttaacagtaatataatttgtcatattaataagaatttactattgcataataaaaaaatacatttaatatataatattttgttttttttatgtttatttcataaaaagctaatttattttatttagatttgtatcatatttttaatacaatatattattttgtgtagtaataatttacatataaataaaatataaaccaATGTTCCTTTCATTTATAGAATTTTcaggaaaaaaaactatatatcgaatatttttctaaattataatatattatttttaagacTTCGTAACGATAATATCTTATATCGTaggtaattttatttaaaattcttttaaattatcataattattaaaggTGCTTGTATACAatgtttacttttatatttttttttttttttaaatatgcatattttagtcgatgatataaatttttttatttttggaaaaaaaaaaaatagaaaataacgaaaataaatgaaatcttagttttaaaatatttacttttagtaataataaataaaatatatttatataaattatatagtaattattaggttctatttataattattaagtataaaattataaaaccaCTAATTTGGATTTACccattaaatatatctatcataaattttgtttttttgcaTCATAAAAGgatgaatttataaatattgaaaGAATAGgcatgttaaatatatatcatctataattattttctaaattgagattatatatcattacagttaaatgaaaaattaaaaatatttatccctttattattgttctttattattgtgttaattaataattaaaatatttaattaaatttatattaaacttaaaatttatatgtaaatatagtataatgttttttaattattatgtcattaaaatattaaataaataaatcaaatttaatcacatattaaaagataatatgcacaaatccttttttttatatacgtatagaagtgaatttcaaaaaatgtgACATATATctacaaaaatttatatcgacattaaaaaaaactaaaacaAATCTATAATTCATACAACGGTTTAATCATGTATaggtatttatttatgcattagAGATATATCTTAATGTTGtctataaatgttttaagttttcattttatcttaggaatatataaatatacatagaatttatattaactatTAGTAAATctttagtatatataatttatatttttttaataaaataaaagtaaaaaaataagaatttttttcatatgcaatgcataagtataatattaatttttaatttatttttcaaaggTCAGTTCTCGGgctatttctaaaaaaaatagtcaatatatatacatgttaatttaattttagtagtaattaaaagtatggaattattaattttgtgtaGTACTCTTCTTTTCCAATAAGTAGTAGGATAccaatatttattaatttattttttatataagtaattttgatttaattatattttataaatattgctataatatatatactaaagtaaataaatgaaaaaaataattttttttatttttattgttcataaaattatataaacctattttctaatttatgtTATTCTGATATTTGCACATATTATGcaagttttaattttttattttttaatgctatatatatatatatatatatatacatttaattaaaaggAGTAGTAATTAGATACATTCATTTACAAGCATTcttttagaaataatgatataatgtaaactttaataaaaattataattttcaagaataattatagaaaaataaaaaatcactCTTTTTATACACTTgaaacatttatttaaacttatgatatgtagtatattagtaaaaagttttttgaaatatataaaagataatataagAATGAAAATGCCCATGTACTAACTAATGTAAAtgctataaaatataatacataaaattataagtagtattattttctacatttattattaatattataatattgttataataatcatattatattagctataaaaattttttccaagtataatgtatataatattataagtattaataagaaaacatttttaatattagaaattattttattaatatgcaTAGCAGTGTATTATTTCAATTTCTCTATACTATAACAAGGAAATacatcaaaaaattaaaaaatgatatatatatatatatatatatatatatttattctaaaagtaatcaaaaaaaagttatttaattaatttgttatattaaataaataaataatgtattttgaatatttatcaatattcaatttatattattctagTATATTTTAGTGTTttgtatataacattaagataaaaattttacattatatttctaaatttagTTTTCAGTCAATTcgttataaaaaaactagagttatatatattttatttcgtttttattaaaatagaaaaaagttaaataaataatttttttagttttttgtCATTAacaatgtattttattatagctaactgattatataattaatatattacattattaagTTTATACAAcatgaaacaaaatattacgatacttttatttattaaaatttttgtgttttatCTTTCAACTTGGATATACCATTTTAACAATGATttggtataataatattatttaaccatattttacatattcatatatttgattttttatgtttgttaataatatttttttatgatgatATCATTTATCTTTAAATTACACATGTTATCTTCGTTTTTCagtgtatgtataatatatattgtaggAATAATGCATCCTTATTAGAAAATTAGGTATAAGAAATTGTAGATTATTAGCAGAATGCAAGAGATATAATGATCCTTTTATTAGAGGTTTTATAGAAGATATACCACATAATGAAGcgtgagaaaaaaaagatatatattataataaaaaaggcattatgacaaagaaaaaacaaacgtatagaaatacattaaattatGCTAGTGAGAACAAAAAGGCTACGAAAAACAAATcttgtatatttgaaacaaaataatattttcatttagagaaaaaaatatttaaagaacttgactatatgaattttcttaaaaatacaaagCAGTGAGTGATAggatttatgaaaaataatatttaaaaagtgcGGACTACAGGTTCTTTTACCTTCTTgctgtttttgtttttcttgaTAGTATTCATAGTAGAATTAGCACTAGGATTGTCAGTAAAGATTGTTTATTGTCTTACTTCGGTTTGAAAAAAACtcatttagaaaaattagtaaatgAGAGTGAGGGaccattatatacatttgtaagTGTGTTGAAAAAGATAACTGGTTTTTGGAAGCACTCGGAAAGTTTGGGTTCTGGGACAACATGTACGTTGTGCAGTGGTACAACAGTTACTGATGCGTGCATATTAGGTCAAGTGTTCcgtattttaatatatatggtacCGTTCGTTATATTAGGTATCACAATTATATCGTGagtttttcattatcataaaaacgataagaaatatgaaaaaattaagttcagaaaaagtaaaatatgtagtaaataatatgtctctttttataaaatcattTCTAGTGTGGAATAATAAGAGTAACATATTTAgttatatacttattaaaGGTTCCTAcagtttattatttttttatttttgtacataGATTCTCGTGATCTTTTTGATAAACAAAGTAAGAAATTATGACTTAGTTTTTTTggtaaattaaaatgttttaatacctgcattttatattttaaaattttttttcagcataattaattattttttttaataaatgtatttgtatatttaaatagatatttataaaaaataaatttgcgttaaaattaatatatctaaaaggaaagtacatataattttattgaagtCGTGTGCTCATATATAGTTTAATTACAAGAAATACTACATTCATAACATTATcctttcatatattattattattattattagttaaTTAGGAAAGTGTGttgtatgttttatattaaaaataaatgtgtcttgttttgtatttaatgGAACTACAGTCATGTATTTTGctgtatttttatacatataagtatattatttttttaatataaaaaacttaattatttttctgtaaataatattttacgaGAAATGCatcatgaaatatatttgttgtaaaattattttttatataaacttgcctctttttttttttgaaatctTATGTgaagttataaatatatgattaaataatgtttttatatatatatattattcataatagTTCAACGAATTAGTgtttctaaatatttaaaattaaattaggACTTAAAAACATTTACTATGCTATTATTATGCTTAATTGTAGTGTTAGTTTAATTTTAGTagaatgaattaaatatatatatattgaaaatttattaatatacattatatattttttatttttacaacaataaaattttaaattaataaaatgaacttGTATATTAATAGATATTGTTTCGtaatttattcctttttttatctttgtttttttatggttatacgcttataaaaatgtattatatatctatataaatgaaatttttaactAAGTGTAATGAGAATCAATATGTTCTTTTGTGAAATAATGGAATGATAagtagataaatatatatacctatgttttattttttgatcttatttataaatatatagtctATAGTGTTCATATCATTTTAAGGATatcaaaatatacatatagttTGAAATAACTAGTAATTTCTTCAATAAATtaagataatttaaaaaaaaaaatgaaagtgaaaaattgaattatattttttggtaaTTTATAAGTACGTAGTACTATTTGTCTTTTTTAGAgaagttttaataaaatatataaaaaaggttactatattttttttataatgttcAACTAAATAGACGTAATATATAAGGTTCAAATGCATCTGTTTTTAGagtaattttcattattaaatttgGTTCTTTATAGATTTATATGAGCGtgataatattaatacatattttagtAATAACATTTACATAGATAttaaatagtattatttaatcaattatataacacatagatatatttttcttgtaGAAGAGTACTTagaaattaagaaaatgaGACCCtcatatttgaaaaatattgtattcacaaaataaatttgttgCAGTGAGATTTTTAATTgaacgtatatatttttttttttttgttactattcattattattatattttaatgaaatatttcttccataaaaattatatatattttttataattctactttatattttttttttcttttatgatgtgttttaatattattttgtttataataattctttatttattagtaGCTGTATTGTAAtctaaaaagaataaaaaaaataaaatataaaatatcttacttatattaagataaatttttattatgtaaaaattttaaacattCATGTGgtttaaaaacatatttgtaatttatttatttataaaaaaacaatacaatataaattatttctatattttttcatcaaaGAAATTACTAAATCTTTCATATAccaattttcaatttttttttatctattctTTTGTATATcacaaaattatattgttaatgttacttttatttgttatattaaattgCTACAAATATTTCTGAAATTATTGGATTGCacaaaattgttttatatgctaattttatttttatcttcgttctgttttttttctgatatattaatatttttcaaaatatatatttctttacatttttaaaagaatataaaaaaaaaaaaaaaaaaaaaaaagctaatttgtacatttttaaaatttacactagataaaaataaatttcatttagAATTAGATACAAATTTTacaattgtaaaaattattatacaaaaatatgataattattatggtacttttaaaaatatatacataatttcatagattttttaataactaaaaattttatttccttaatatataaaaatttatataagaaaaaattgtagTTAAATAATAACGAATAtacgataaaataaaaatattttttcctatcttcatattttttttctattatttttacggTAACAATAATCAATTTATTTAACTAGAAGGTGGagtaatacaaaaatacatgtataaaataagaattactTCTTAGAAGGAACAcaaaaattcataattattgtgtgaatatatattagtatacaTTTTCTACGTACAGTTCTTTCTTTTGTATGAATGAAAACATGTTATCactgaataaataatatttgttttcatatcatcttaataattttcttcgtattatattttttttttttaaactaatttataaaaaaaaatttaatctttttgctattaaataattaatttaaatattatgtacaattatcatttatttttattaaattttatttctataataatCTATATTGAAATTGTTCTaaattctaaaattattttgtgtttgtgaaaaatatatgaagtatatatataataattcattttataaagtttaaaataaattaaataaataaaaataaaaataaaacatgaaTGGCttcttttatcattttcaaCATATAAAACTAtagttattttttgtattagttaatatataataaaattaatgatgtatacaatgaaaaaaaatttcaattccatcatttttattaaaatcttTATCTttactcttttattttggaTAATTCGTTATAACAATGATTtggtattataataatatttcgtataatactttattttttgttactgaatattttatctttaaaaataacattttcttAGCATAGAAACATATGttcttataaataatatgtttacttttttttttttagaagaGCTGCAATGGGTTATTGGATGAGAAGTATAAGTTAGATAGAGATTTAAACTTAACTACTAATCGACAGTTAGCACATCATTCAGTGAATAGAAATTTTGATGGACGATATAATAAAGTGCTAGATGAAGAACAtatatctaaaaataaaaaagatatattatcacaaaacaaagaattaaaagaaagtgaattaaaaagagaaatacgGCATAAAGTGCATAGAAGTAGTAATTGTTCGTTATCTAGTAGAGCGGATGTattttgtgaaaaaaaaatattcagcGTATTACATTCCATtgacaaaataaagaataacgAAGAAATGACCGAATGGGAAAAGTGTACAGCCATAAATAGaaagaagataaaattattattaattcctGCCTCAGTTTTATTATTGGTATTATTAGTATATTCAAAATTAGGGACTATGTCAAAGGATACAGTTAATATAGGAAATGCATATTCTTATCttatctatataatttttttaggtTTTGCATTCGCGATATATTTATCTGTTGCATTAGGCATTATTTATAcctatagaaaaattaaaaaatatagaattataaataaatataagtaacaAATTTGTAATAATGGTAGGgttcatttataaaaaaaacttttaaattCCAAAAAATAGTTATGTAGCATTCTTAAGAATATTATGCTCACAAGAAGAGTACATGAagttacattatttttataataccaCCTGAACTtgcatatttgtttttatataaaatataataatatatattcataaccTTTATTGAATTTgattgatttattttataaatttgtattttaatattttccttgtgtttaatttaatacatcgatcatacaatatatattattttaattatatttttgtttgtaaaatatatgtatgtttcataaaattcataaaaaatcagcttttattataattgtgtTAAATTGGTAGGAAATTCATGTTATTACATTAGAATGTGCACTTATTTTGTTTCCATTtcctttattctttttagtaaaataGGATTATTTCGTcattcaattaaaaaaagaatctatgatatttttataaattaaatgtagatgtcttttcttaataatatataataaataaatagtatttatttaattttgtaataaaattgtaatttatatgtaatataatgtttattatgttaaatatattaatatatgtatttggaacaaaatgatttttaaggattgtttaaattttttaaggttttaaattattagttataaatgtgtaacagtatcatattttttcaaaaaatatgttagtTGTTTTTGGTAAATAATTTGCGGGAACATTAATAAACgtaactaaataaaaaattaatattctaaataatatgattccataaaatgttattttaattcaatgtataaaaattacttgaatatatattgtaaagaagaattataaatatatattccacttccatttttgttttttcttaactGCCACATATGAGCGTACCAGTGAAAAAGGATTAAACGTTTATTAACTCTTCCTGTAGTAATGTACCTTATTTTGTTTCGTAATAATCATCATTTTTCTGTTTATACTACTATGTAGTTTTGTATACAAGTGTGAAAAAAGTAGTGTTATTAAtgattacatatatttaaaaatgtgcaaaaatatgtttattattaccaATATTTTGATActaataatact
The window above is part of the Plasmodium malariae genome assembly, chromosome: 10 genome. Proteins encoded here:
- the PmUG01_10054200 gene encoding Plasmodium exported protein, unknown function; protein product: MKKNFNSIIFIKIFIFTLLFWIIRYNNDLKSCNGLLDEKYKLDRDLNLTTNRQLAHHSVNRNFDGRYNKVLDEEHISKNKKDILSQNKELKESELKREIRHKVHRSSNCSLSSRADVFCEKKIFSVLHSIDKIKNNEEMTEWEKCTAINRKKIKLLLIPASVLLLVLLVYSKLGTMSKDTVNIGNAYSYLIYIIFLGFAFAIYLSVALGIIYTYRKIKKYRIINKYK